In Acomys russatus chromosome 26, mAcoRus1.1, whole genome shotgun sequence, a genomic segment contains:
- the LOC127209037 gene encoding T-complex protein 1 subunit epsilon-like, whose protein sequence is MLVTEKCKNSRAVTIFIRGGNKMIIEEAKRSLHDALCVIRNLIRDNRVVYGGGAAEIACALAVSQASDKCPTLEQYAMRAFADALEVIPTALAENSGMNPIQTMTEVRAKQVKESNPALGIDCLHKGSNDMQYQHVIETLIGKKQQISLATQMVRMILKIDDIRKPGESEE, encoded by the coding sequence ATGCTGGTCACTGAGAAGTGTAAGAACTCTAGAGCTGTGACCATTTTCATCAGAGGAGGAAACAAGATGATCATTGAAGAAGCAAAACGATCTCTCCACGATGCCCTGTGTGTCATCCGGAATCTCATCCGGGACAACCGTGTTGTGTACGGAGGAGGGGCAGCCGAAATAGCCTGCGCTCTGGCAGTCAGCCAAGCATCAGACAAGTGTCCAACTCTGGAACAGTATGCCATGAGAGCTTTTGCAGACGCCTTGGAAGTCATCCCCACGGCCCTTGCAGAAAACAGTGGCATGAATCCCATCCAGACCATGACTGAAGTTCgagccaagcaagtgaaggagtCCAACCCTGCCCTAGGGATCGACTGTTTGCACAAGGGCTCCAACGATATGCAGTATCAGCATGTCATAGAAACCTTGATTGGCAAAAAGCAGCAGATCTCTCTTGCTACACAGATGGTTAGAATGATTCTGAAGATTGATGACATCCGTAAGCCTGGGGAATCTGAGGAGTAA
- the LOC127209294 gene encoding 60S ribosomal protein L23a-like, with protein MVPKAKKEASAPPKAEAKAKALKAKKAVLKCVHSRKKKKIRMSPTFQQPKNLRLRRQPKYPRKNTPRRNKLDHYAIIKIPPTTESAKKKIEDNNTLVFIVDVQANKHQLKQAVKKLYDIDVAKVSTLIRPDGEKNAYVRLVPDYDALDVANKIGII; from the exons ATGGTGCCGAAAGCGAAGAAGGAAGCTTCTGCCCCTCCCAAAGCCGAAGCCAAAGCAAAGGCCTTGAAAGCGAAGAAGGCAGTGCTGAAATGCGTCCACAGCcgcaagaagaagaagatccgCATGTCGCCCACCTTCCAGCAGCCCAAGAACCTGCGGCTCCGGAGGCAGCCCAAATACCCTCGAAAGAACACACCCAGGAGAAACAAGCTTGACCACTATGCCATCATCAAAATTCCCCCGACCACCgagtcagcc aaaaagaagatagAGGACAACAACACACTAGTGTTCATTGTGGATGTCCAGGCTAACAAGCACCAGCTCAAACAGGCCGTGAAGAAACTCTACGACATTGATGTGGCCAAAGTCAGTACCCTCATAAGGCCTGACGGAGAGAAGAATGCATATGTTCGACTGGTTCCTGATTATGATGCTCTGGATGTTGCCAACAAGATTGGGATCATCTAA